The genomic region ttatttgtgttatgaaacacacaatctctgtgaaataaaggttgttttttttcccgatctatactcaggtcactgtgcctatctcaggcgttaTCAGGCATCAGGGCAGGATaaaccctggacggagtgccaacccatcgcagggcacacacacactcattcactcacgcaatcacacactacgggcaatttagagtctccaatcagcctagaagcatgtctttggactgtgggaggaaaccagagcacctggaggaaacccaccattGTTTTCACCGAAAATGAGAATGAACAGCTAATATCTGATGTAACAGGTGGAATAATATTTATGTATCGGGTGCGGGTCGGATGGGCGACAGGCACATGCACGTTGCAGGTTCGATATCCAAGACTATTTCAACTCAATCCGGTGTACGATGAAAGTCAGCTGCTCTCAAAGGGTCCTGTGCTTGTGTTCACGCTCTGTCTGAAGACTGTTAAAGGCTTCCAATTACAGCGTAATTTGCGTGCATGGAAGAGAAAAATTAAGTCAAGGTTTCATATTCTGAGACCACTATGACTATGTACCATACAGACGATACAGATTTTGACAGTGAGCCAGAGGGGGCTATAAAGAGGAGATACCACAATCTCTTCCCTTGTCCAGTGCCACCTATTCTTCCACCTACTCCTGACATTTCATCTAATGAAGCTTGCCAGACTACTCCTAGACTACTGCTAGACCCAAGGCAGACTGAATCTTCTTGTTTCCCTGGTATATTCTTGTATTTCTGTTGAATCATTTTGTaagctttgttttttgttttgttttttaatgctgTTATATTAATGTTACAACTAAACAGATATATATTAAGTCAAGTTACTTTTATGGAACTGATGCAGTTAATGTAACTTTTTATGTGCTCAGTGAATCTGACATTGTAAAAACTATAAGCTTTCATTTACATTTGGTCATTaacagatgcttttatccaaagccaCTTACAAATGAGGACAATAGGAACAATAAACTAGAAGGATTTATTAGAATAATagtaaatttattataaattgttGTGTTAttcacttaaaaatgtaatcatttgATTTTGAAATCATTCAAACCACTTTTGTgcgatttttattttatttatttgtttttattttttgcatagcACTGCCAGTGATGTTCTGCCACCATAGTGTGGTTGTAAATGGCCATAGATTGATTcacagattaataaataaataatttaataaagtgTCATTTTTGTAAAATAACTTAGCCCATATACGTTCATTTGCAGTTTATCCATAGTCTGTCTCATAACACTGCTTCAGTGGAAAAATAACAGCTTTCTTATTGGTGTTTTTTTGCAGATGCCCCATGGGAATCAAACTGTGTAACTGCCCTATCaacttgtttgttttaacagttCATTGGATAAATTTGTTATTAGTATTTTAATTCCTCTGCTTTTTTCTGTTCAAGACCACATTGTTTGGAGTGAGGTGACCAACTCCTGTAGTtgcacagttaaaaaaaaaaaaagattaaataaataaatgaaatgacttATGTTGTTCTTGTACAAAaagtttcatttgtttttttatttacacttcacacaacaactttttttttggaaacagtGTTGTAAAAAtcagtgggggttttttttttcattagtaTGAAATATACTGACAATTTACTTTTCTCTGAAACAGTGCTTAAACAATAGACCAAGAACTGCTAGTGTACAACTGACCCAGGTCATTTATTGGATTTATTGGATGTTATTCCCTATCGTCCTTGTTAGTAAAAGCATAACAAGGCTCAGAACATGGAGAAAATATTGGTAAATAATGTCTGTGACTAACTAGTTAATGAAATTGGATCTCACTTGGCTTATTTAGATTTTTGAAATGTGAAGAACTGTTGCATTACAGTCTCCATGTGGTAATAATTAGGGTGGTTCTTACTGTGTAGCACTAATTTAagcttggtgaatattatgTAAGCACAGTAAGTAGAAAATTGAGTGTTAAGTAGAAAGTAGGGTCAAATAtgctctgtcatttttttttgtatgtttacaGTGAAGTAGTGGCTGCTGTTTTAGCGCTAACATTAGATTATCAGAAGGCATTTTATTCAGTGCAGTAGttgtttatatgtataaatCAGTACTTGGTTAgaattagacaaaaaaaatcagtagcATAAGACAATAAGATATTTAATCATGTATAttagaaaacagaaaatgctTGAAATTCAAGACAGACAGGAACATAGTGTTGGCCCAGATCTAGCCCACATCTATTCCAGATCTGGCGCGCTACGGGACCCGATCCAGAACAGAGCTGGACCACATCTGGTCCACATTTGGGCCAAATCATCATAAAGTGCTCAGTGCTGGTCCGGATAAGTAAAATCGGATCTGTGCCGGTATTGGCCCGTTTGTGCCAAAAGACACCGGTCCAAGTCAGTTGCGCTGAACTTCTGAAGGGTCTGGGTCAGATCTGGACCAGATGATTTTTGCTATCCGGGTCTGCTTAAAAAGAGACGTATAAACGTGAACTTTTACATGAAATATTCGTAAAATCTCCTATTTTTTCTGTGTACACAGATACCACAATCTACTGGATCTCGAGTtaaaccaatcactgatgaaAACAAGCAGGCGTCTCTCCGTTACAACCAATCGCATGTTGTGTGGGCGGGACTTCCAGATTTTTCAGGGAGGGTATCCTGTTCCGAATATAAATTCAGCTATTCTTTCAAacggaaagtaaataaataaataaataatgccgTTTATCGATTTGGAGACAAATTTGCCCGCAAGTAAATTTTCTGAAGATTTTCTAAAAAAGCTATGTTCCACCGCAGCGGCTGCTCTGGGAAAACCAGAGGATGTGAGTACTGTGTCCAGCTAAAGCAGCTAGCTAAAGTTGCTCTAAGGTCATAGCACGGAGTCTGGATTAAACCTGACCTCTTagtaatgtttacatttacagttaatttagtaatgtttacatttacagtaatgATAACATTTACAGTTAAGATCAATAATCGTCAATCGactgctttatttattgatcATTCAAGTGTGTCATTTTTCCTGAGAACACCACTGTTAATGTGTTTTATGCGATGAACCGAGAACTGCGACCTAGGACATTATGTCTAATGTCAGCGGTATTGTGTCAGGGATATTGCTCAAACAATAGCAACACAAAAGACTTGATCACATTTTACTGAACTGAAAACCGCTTTATCGGTTAACTTTCCATCTCAAACCCCGCCCCCTTGATACCACTGGAATTATAGGATTTAGTCAAGTCAAGACTCGGCAAGTCACGTGGGTTTTTATTGCCGTtcctctatatacactatattgccaaaagttttgggacaccctccaaatcattgaattccgGGGTTGGGCtttagccccttagttccagtgaaaggaactcttaatgcttcagcataccaagacattttggacaatttcatgctcccaactttgtgggaacagtttggggatgaccccttcctgttccaacatgactgtgcaccagtgcacaaagcaaggtccataaagacatggatgagaaagtttggtgtggaggaacttcagtgTCCTGTCCTCaccctgacagaacacctttgggatgaattagagcggagactgtgagccaggccttctcatccaacatcagtgcctgatcttaCAAATGCGCttatagaggaatggtcaaagattaccataaacacactcctaaaccttgtggaaaggctTCTCAgaagaagctgttatagctgtgaagggcgggccaactccatattacattcatgtgcctgtaaaggcagacatcccagttttggaatggttcagagtctctgctctaattcatcccaaaggttctatcaggctgaggtcaggactgtgtaggccagtcaagttcctccacacaggaaggggtcatccccagtGTTCCCACACAGTtcagagcatgaaattatccaaaatgtcttggtataccgaagcattaagagttcctttcactggaactcaggggccaagcccaacccctgaattcaatgatttggagggatgtcccaaaacatttggcagtatagtgtagcagGTATACACTACAACAAAGTTCTCCACGACCATGGTGCAACACataacagtacagtacacaagACTACATAAAGATGGGAGTGGTCTGTTTTGTTGTAAATAGATGACTGCATCGTTCGCACCTGCCTGCTCTGGTAACTGGAGGGGGTCCACAAAAGAGCTCACCTGACCTCTGAGAAGGCATTAATAATGTTattagcagtaaaaaaaaaaagtctcatcaAGTGAAAGTTTCTAATGCAGATTTGTAAAGCGCAGGTATGCTGTGGTATTGAGTCATAGTCCATAGCCAGTGGATTGTCTCAGGAAGATGTTGATCAAGCATGTGCAATCAAGCATGTTGCCTGCGCTCCTGACCAGGTATGCTGTCAGGACCGACGTGTGAGCTGTCCACTCTGTCCAGATTTTTGCTGAATGTAGTATGGCATCAGGGTTATTCTGAACActtgttatttattgtttgtgatGCTCTAATTCCATTTACTATTACGAACATGGTTCAAAcagttaaggctttgggttgttgatcagaaggtcagcgttcaagccccagcactgccaagctgacaCTGTTAAGCAAGGCTCTTACCCTCTTTTaccctgtgctttgacccccaacttcctaagctgggatatgtgaaaaaaattaaatttattgtgctgtaatgtatacatGACAAATGAAGGTGTCTTatactatatgaccaaaagtaccTGGATACCTGACTGACACCAATTTGTGGGCCTTCcttaaactgttgccacaagTTGGAAGCACTCCTTTGtataggatgtctttgtatgaTGTAGAATTACAGCtttccttcactggaattaagaggCAAGATTAGGAGAAATTCTGGAAACCTGTCATAATTACATGGTAAATTGTCCTGACTGCACTTTGACCCACATGAATGTGGACAACATGCATGAAAAATTGTTGGCCgttcattcattattattattttttattgaatacATTGACCATTCCTCCTAAATTCACCCCAAATGACTAATGTATACCATCCCTAGTATTTTGTGTGAGACTCCTTGCCATAAGCACAATGAATAGATCATGTCCCCACTACACTGATTAAACAGACATCGGCTGCGCTGTAGATTTCCTCCTTTATTGTTTTGCAACCGTCACTTTGGGCACTGTCCCAAATACCTCTATATAACCCTTCTccataataaaaagaaatttatcATGTTTATCTCAAATTTAGTCATCAGTACATgaccggagagagagagagagagacgagaaaATCAAGAGTTGGAAAAATACAGCTAGTACATTAACTAAATTGTGCTGCAAGTAAAGGTGGATAGAGCCATATCAGTTACTGATTAATTAGCATCTATGAGGTTTCCAACTCTTGTCCTGGAGTAACCCCTGTCCTGCACAGTTTACTGTTTTCCCAACTCTACCACACAAACTTCAACTTGACCAGGCTGATTAGGAGCAGGGAAAACACTAAATTGTGCAGGATTATACTTGCTCCTGTACAGGCAGGCCACAAGGTGTCATCATAGAGCTTTGGGAACAGTTACACAGGGTAACCTGGATTTAACCTGACtctttggtggtggtgttttctTCCCCTCAGAGGATGAATCTGGTGGTGAAGCCTGATCTGCCCCTGCTTATTGCCGGCTCATGTTCCCCTGCCGTGTCTCTCACGGTTTCTGCCATTGCTGTGACTGACACTGCAGAGAAGAACAAGGAGCACAGTGCCAAACTCTTCCAGTTTCTCACCCAGGAGCTGGGACTCAGCCAGGACCGGTCAGTAAGAGATATAACACCTGTTTACTCAGATTGAGCTAGTTTTTGCAGAAAACTTTCAAGACAAGATTTGGTCTGACCCTGATCACATTCAGTCAATCTATGAAGTATTTATGTAGCAGGACTTTAGTCTGTGCACTCTTACCTCCACACACTAGTTGTGTGCCAgaagaacatttttttaaaaatatcttttaaaacaCAGTGAGCCAGCTTTCCCAATGTTCTTTAATCCAGAGTTTAAAACTCTGTCAGAAAAACATCTTCCATTAGCTGAGCTACATCAGATCTTTAGGATAAACAGCAGCCCTACTTTCATTCCTgggtctgtttttaaaaataataagcaTTGTATTTCATATTTGTACTCGCATTTGCCAAATGGATCCAATAGCAACTGTAGTCTAGGGATTACACTGTTTGGCTCTCTAGATCAAGTCTATAATATAAAGCAGGCCTACATGCAGTGGATatattgaaaatgtctgaatgTATAACTATGCATGTGTATACAGTGctttgcaaaagtattcacaccCCTGACCTATTTTCTCATATTAGTAAATTACAAATGGTACACTGAAATTTCATGTGTTTGATATTTTATcctaaaacactgaaaactcaAAATCAGTTATTGCAAACTAAGACATGATTTATGTCTGgattaaatattttcattaaaaattttatttaaaaaagcacaTATTTATAGTGGTTAAAGCCACCTTTTGCTCTTTGGATGTGTATGTACCAGCTTTGCACGCAGTGTTAGAATGATCTTGGCCCATTCTTCTTGGCAGATTTGTGTTAGGTTGGTTAGGTGATGCTGGTGTACTGCAATATTCGAACAGTGCTGGAGATTCTCAATGGGATTGAGATCAGAGCTGGAGGATATTGAAGGACATTTACCTTTTTGTTCTTGAGCAGCTCCTGTGTTGCTTTGTGCTTGGGTTTATTGAATTTAATCCCAAGGTTTCAGGTTTTTAGCAGACTGAAACAGGTTCATTTGGAGGATTTccctacattttttatttttttttgctccattcATTCTTCCTCCAGTTCTAATGAGATGCCTGCTTCCTGCTGATGAGAAGCATCTCCACTGCATGAGGCTGCCACCACCGAACTTCACTGCAGGGATGGAGGCTCTTAAGGCAAGGGAAGTTTCAGGCTTGTGCCACACACAGTGCTTTGAGCTTTGGACAAAAAGCACTATCTTGGTCTCATCTAACCACAAATTCTTTTCTCACATCGCAGCTGGGTCACAGTAATACTCCAGATGTGTGGCTTCTTTCTTGCCACCCCCCACATAAGCCAGTGCTCTTGATACGGTTGACTGATGCGCCACTACACCACTCCCACTATCACTACACTGAACTCTCCTTCAAAGTGGCTTCTCCCACAAGTCTCCATAAATCCAGCGTCACCTGACAATTAATTGATGTTGAGTTTCAGTGTTTGAAAAAGAAATTTCAATGTACCAATTGTAATTATGTAATATAAGAGAACTGGCTAGGGGTCTGAAtgcttttgcaaggcactgtatgcatgtgtttttTCTAAACTCTAAAGAGATTCTAGGTGTTGTGTCCACCTGGTTAGTGTAGCTCAATAGGTTCCCATTAGCTACATGTTTTTGTACCAACATGTGCTGAGACTCCATGTGCATGTATCTGATTATAAAGCAGATAACTAACAGGTTCCTGATTCAGAGCTGTTGGTACATGATTGCTGAGCAATACACAGCTGTAGAAATCAGAAACGGTGAAAAAAGCCACACGCATTCATGAAAGAAGTACAACTTCCTTCACATATTGTTCAGGGTCTAAATAACAATTATATAATCCTCATTGAGCTCGCCAACTCTAACCAAATAATCTCAAGTGACATTTTGTTTCCCAAAGCATAAAAAcagataagaaaaataaatatatgttctGACTTCCCTCATTAAGAAAGTTATTAGCAGATATTTATTCACTCTATGACTCTATGGGTCAGACATATGTATGCAGGCTGcatgtgtagcagtgtgtttttCATGGAAATGTGTATTCACATcatcagtgttttgttttgtttcttgtgTCTGTGTAGCATCGTGATCAGGTTCTACCCACTGGAGCCTTGGCAGGTGGGGAAGAAGGGCACAGTGATGAGCTTCCTGTAAAGAAACCTACTTTACATCTACCATCATGCTGTAGTTCTCTGTAAGGGAAAAATGTTTTACTGCACAATGTGTGAGAAAAACTTGATCTTTAGCTTGAAATCATGAGAATGGTactatcttttctttcttttcccattCCAAAAGAATACTGTAACGTTTTTTAACCGTGTCATCTGCCTGTGTTACATACCGTATGTGTGATTCCCACAAACAAAAAAGGTCCACATGTTTCTA from Hemibagrus wyckioides isolate EC202008001 linkage group LG18, SWU_Hwy_1.0, whole genome shotgun sequence harbors:
- the ddt gene encoding D-dopachrome decarboxylase isoform X2, which produces MPFIDLETNLPASKFSEDFLKKLCSTAAAALGKPEDRMNLVVKPDLPLLIAGSCSPAVSLTVSAIAVTDTAEKNKEHSAKLFQFLTQELGLSQDRSNEMPASC
- the ddt gene encoding D-dopachrome decarboxylase isoform X1, coding for MPFIDLETNLPASKFSEDFLKKLCSTAAAALGKPEDRMNLVVKPDLPLLIAGSCSPAVSLTVSAIAVTDTAEKNKEHSAKLFQFLTQELGLSQDRIVIRFYPLEPWQVGKKGTVMSFL